In Nonomuraea sp. NBC_00507, the following are encoded in one genomic region:
- the ngcE gene encoding N-acetylglucosamine/diacetylchitobiose ABC transporter substrate-binding protein, which translates to MTAFVAGPGAGLLSACATAGGGGDPTAAPATSIAASADPKNPFGVDAKKPLEVVIFSGGYGDAYAKDLHEELYKKAFAGVSIKHTATQQIGTQLRPRFVGGDAPDVLNNSGPEAMDLVALAAEGHLADLAPLFDAPSVDEPGKKVRDTITPAVLDNAKIDGKDLVLNYTVSHRALWYNAKLFESRGWAVPKTWAEFTALGETAKKDGILLFAYPGQKGPYYQLWNVLYTAAKIGGNQVIIDLDNLVDNAWNAEPVKQAVTAWADVQAKYGDKAYFGLDHTQTQIKHLQNEVLFYPVGSWIENEMTKDIPLDFQYAIAPIPDVTAADKMPYGAIQVGVGENFVVAAKGKNPQGGLEYLRIMLSKEGAKGFTEKTKNLTVVNGAAEGVDLPAGLKSAAKAQDAAGENIITDARFEGWYKELFDYGTEQINVVMAGRITPEKFCANMQKKADAIKKDDAVAKQTRSQ; encoded by the coding sequence ATGACCGCGTTCGTGGCCGGCCCCGGCGCGGGCCTGCTGAGCGCCTGCGCCACCGCCGGCGGAGGCGGCGATCCCACGGCCGCCCCGGCGACCTCGATCGCCGCCTCCGCCGATCCCAAGAACCCCTTCGGCGTCGACGCGAAGAAACCGCTCGAAGTGGTCATCTTCAGCGGCGGGTACGGCGACGCCTACGCGAAGGACCTGCACGAGGAGCTCTACAAGAAGGCGTTCGCGGGGGTGTCGATCAAGCACACCGCCACCCAGCAGATCGGCACCCAGCTCCGCCCTCGTTTCGTCGGCGGCGACGCTCCCGACGTGCTCAACAACTCAGGCCCCGAGGCGATGGACCTGGTCGCGCTCGCCGCCGAGGGCCACCTGGCGGACCTGGCTCCGCTGTTCGACGCGCCGTCGGTGGACGAGCCGGGCAAGAAGGTGCGCGACACCATCACGCCGGCCGTGCTCGACAACGCCAAGATCGACGGCAAGGACCTGGTGCTGAACTACACCGTGTCCCACCGCGCGCTCTGGTACAACGCCAAGCTGTTCGAGTCGCGGGGATGGGCGGTCCCGAAGACGTGGGCCGAGTTCACGGCGCTGGGGGAGACCGCGAAGAAGGACGGCATCCTGCTGTTCGCCTACCCCGGCCAGAAGGGCCCGTACTACCAGTTGTGGAACGTGCTCTACACCGCTGCCAAGATCGGCGGCAACCAGGTGATCATCGACCTCGACAACCTGGTGGACAACGCCTGGAACGCCGAGCCAGTGAAGCAGGCGGTCACGGCGTGGGCCGACGTCCAGGCGAAATATGGCGACAAGGCATACTTCGGTCTCGACCATACGCAGACCCAGATCAAGCACCTGCAGAACGAGGTGTTGTTCTACCCGGTCGGGTCCTGGATCGAGAACGAGATGACCAAGGACATCCCGCTGGACTTCCAATACGCCATCGCCCCCATTCCCGACGTCACCGCCGCCGACAAGATGCCGTACGGCGCCATCCAGGTCGGCGTCGGCGAGAACTTCGTCGTCGCCGCCAAGGGCAAGAATCCGCAGGGAGGCCTTGAATACCTGCGCATCATGCTCTCCAAGGAAGGCGCGAAGGGCTTCACCGAGAAGACCAAGAACCTCACGGTGGTGAACGGCGCCGCCGAGGGAGTGGACCTGCCCGCCGGCCTGAAGAGCGCGGCCAAGGCCCAGGACGCGGCCGGTGAGAACATCATCACCGACGCCCGTTTCGAAGGCTGGTACAAAGAGCTCTTCGACTACGGGACCGAGCAGATCAACGTGGTCATGGCCGGGCGGATCACGCCGGAGAAGTTCTGCGCCAATATGCAGAAGAAAGCCGACGCCATCAAGAAGGACGACGCCGTCGCCAAGCAGACGCGGAGCCAATAG
- a CDS encoding carbohydrate ABC transporter permease — protein sequence MERLRRYGFVAGFLVVPVALYSVFVISPYIQAFQLSLTSWNGYSSVVRYVGLDNFGRLLEDEVFWRALRNHGLLLLVLPIVTIVIALFLSFLLNLGGGTRGAGMKGVWGSTFYRVVYFFPQVLAVAVVGVLFQAVYRPDEDGVLNGVLGRFGVEPVGWLTEPGLALWSIMAVMVWQAVGFYVVLFSAGMAAIPRDYFEAAALDGAGRVRLFFSITLPLLRDTVQVGWIYLGIAAFDGFALILVLAGDKGEPDGATTILPVTIYKTAFAFNKVGYASAMGVALFFLTVTFAVLTLRTTRRERIEL from the coding sequence ATGGAGCGGTTGCGCAGGTACGGGTTCGTCGCCGGATTCCTCGTCGTCCCCGTCGCCCTCTATTCGGTCTTCGTCATCAGCCCCTATATCCAGGCGTTCCAGCTCTCGCTGACGAGCTGGAACGGATATTCCTCGGTCGTGCGCTACGTGGGGCTGGACAACTTCGGCCGGTTGCTCGAGGACGAGGTGTTCTGGCGGGCCCTGCGCAATCACGGACTTCTCCTGCTCGTCCTGCCGATCGTCACCATCGTCATCGCGCTCTTCCTGTCGTTCCTGCTGAACCTGGGCGGCGGCACGCGCGGCGCGGGCATGAAGGGCGTGTGGGGGTCGACGTTCTACCGGGTGGTGTACTTCTTCCCCCAAGTGCTCGCCGTGGCCGTGGTCGGGGTGCTGTTCCAGGCCGTCTACCGGCCGGACGAGGACGGTGTGCTCAACGGCGTGCTCGGCAGGTTCGGCGTCGAGCCCGTCGGCTGGCTCACCGAGCCGGGACTCGCCCTCTGGTCGATCATGGCGGTGATGGTCTGGCAGGCGGTCGGGTTCTACGTCGTGCTCTTCTCCGCGGGGATGGCCGCCATTCCTCGGGACTATTTCGAGGCCGCGGCGCTCGACGGCGCCGGGCGCGTGCGGCTCTTCTTCTCGATCACGCTGCCGCTGCTGCGCGACACCGTCCAGGTCGGCTGGATCTATCTCGGCATCGCCGCCTTCGACGGGTTCGCGCTGATCCTGGTGCTGGCGGGGGACAAGGGCGAGCCCGACGGGGCCACGACCATTCTCCCGGTCACCATCTACAAGACGGCCTTCGCCTTCAACAAGGTCGGGTACGCCTCCGCGATGGGCGTGGCGTTGTTCTTCCTGACCGTGACGTTCGCCGTGCTGACGTTGCGTACCACCAGGCGCGAGAGGATTGAGCTCTAG
- a CDS encoding carbohydrate ABC transporter permease, which translates to MAARDIGRPRPSVLSGLSHMALAVWALLIIAPLAWTFLASFKTNTEIFGDPLQLPGALRLDAWGRAWDKAHIGQYMLNTVIVVFFGTAGTMVFGSMAAYVLARYRFIGNKLIYYYFVAGLAFPVFLALGPLFFVVKQVGLLNSHLGLVLVYIAYSLPFTVFFLAAFFRTLPDAVAEAALIDGASHTRTFFQIMVPMAKPGLISITIFNVLGQWNQYLLPLVLLAGDPDKWVLTQGIARISTLAGYEADWPGLFAALSMTILPVMIVYIIFQRQIQSGLGTGALK; encoded by the coding sequence ATGGCCGCGCGTGACATCGGCCGGCCGCGGCCCAGCGTGCTCAGTGGGCTGTCGCACATGGCGCTGGCGGTCTGGGCATTACTGATCATCGCGCCGCTGGCGTGGACGTTCCTGGCGTCGTTCAAGACCAACACCGAGATCTTCGGCGACCCGCTGCAGTTGCCCGGCGCGCTGCGGCTCGACGCGTGGGGCCGGGCCTGGGATAAAGCGCACATCGGGCAGTACATGCTCAACACGGTCATCGTCGTGTTCTTCGGTACGGCTGGGACGATGGTGTTCGGGTCGATGGCGGCGTATGTGCTGGCGCGATACCGCTTCATCGGCAACAAGCTGATTTATTACTACTTTGTGGCCGGTTTGGCGTTCCCGGTCTTCCTGGCGCTGGGACCCCTCTTCTTCGTCGTCAAGCAGGTCGGCCTGCTGAACTCGCACCTCGGCCTGGTCCTGGTCTACATCGCCTATTCGCTGCCGTTCACGGTGTTCTTCTTGGCGGCATTTTTCCGGACATTGCCGGATGCTGTCGCCGAGGCGGCCCTCATCGACGGCGCCTCGCACACCCGCACGTTCTTCCAGATCATGGTCCCCATGGCCAAGCCCGGCCTGATCAGCATCACCATCTTCAACGTGCTCGGCCAGTGGAATCAGTATCTGCTGCCCCTCGTCCTCCTCGCCGGCGACCCGGACAAATGGGTCCTCACCCAGGGCATCGCCAGGATCTCCACCTTGGCCGGGTATGAGGCCGACTGGCCGGGCCTGTTCGCCGCCCTCAGCATGACGATCCTGCCGGTAATGATCGTCTACATCATTTTCCAGCGTCAGATCCAGTCCGGGCTCGGCACGGGGGCACTGAAATAA
- a CDS encoding 4a-hydroxytetrahydrobiopterin dehydratase, protein MDVESKLKALPEWRREGEEIRRTVTAPDFPAAIRIVDEIAVKAEELNHHPDIDIRWRTLHLALTTHDQGGLTDLDFTLAAMIDDIAARHGA, encoded by the coding sequence ATGGACGTCGAGAGCAAGCTCAAAGCCCTGCCGGAGTGGCGGCGCGAGGGCGAGGAGATCCGGCGCACGGTCACCGCGCCCGACTTCCCCGCCGCCATCCGCATCGTCGACGAGATCGCGGTCAAGGCCGAGGAGCTCAACCACCATCCCGACATCGACATCCGGTGGCGCACGCTGCATCTGGCGCTCACCACCCATGACCAGGGCGGCCTCACCGACCTCGACTTCACCCTGGCCGCGATGATCGACGACATCGCGGCGAGACACGGTGCTTGA
- a CDS encoding superoxide dismutase family protein: protein MRVPTVLFIPLVAIGAAACAGPSAPLQNAPARGASANSQLSLSAAGDFTLSDTDAIVYDRKLAPKGAQASVTTESSGGQTRTSLVVEGFLPSHTYGVHLHAKPCGKKPDDAGSHYQHRQGQIDPVSEVWLGVATDAQGAGRSTARNPWALDPNRLPHSLVIHAKPTVTSGPKAGQAGDRVACLTLR from the coding sequence ATGCGCGTGCCCACCGTCCTGTTCATCCCGCTCGTCGCGATCGGCGCCGCCGCCTGCGCGGGCCCGTCGGCCCCGCTGCAGAACGCCCCCGCGCGGGGCGCGTCCGCGAACAGCCAGCTCTCGCTGTCCGCCGCCGGCGACTTCACCCTGTCCGACACCGACGCCATCGTCTACGACCGCAAGCTGGCCCCCAAGGGCGCTCAGGCCAGCGTCACCACCGAGTCCTCCGGCGGCCAGACCCGCACCTCGCTCGTCGTCGAGGGATTCCTGCCGAGCCACACCTACGGCGTCCACCTGCACGCCAAGCCATGTGGCAAAAAGCCCGACGACGCGGGATCGCACTACCAGCACCGCCAGGGACAGATCGACCCGGTCAGCGAGGTCTGGCTGGGCGTCGCCACCGACGCCCAGGGCGCGGGCCGCTCGACCGCCCGCAACCCCTGGGCGCTGGACCCCAACCGGCTGCCCCACTCGCTCGTGATCCACGCCAAGCCCACCGTCACCAGCGGTCCGAAGGCCGGCCAGGCGGGGGACCGCGTCGCCTGCCTCACGCTACGCTAA
- a CDS encoding low temperature requirement protein A: MTSSRQWQPPRLRLFEDAHRRATWLELLYDLVFVVAVAELAAVLAEGDNVGAFVGLFVPIWWAWAGYVFYANRFDTDDVSHRLLALPQILAVATMAASVGDIEHRSGLFAIAYAVARVLLIVAYARAGRHVPEARPLTMRYAAGFAVAAVIWLASLAVEPPTRYWFWAVAIVIDLATPLLARRYQGKLPPQTEHLPERFGLFVVIVLGEVVAAVVVGLKGHDITPGTLLIALAGVAVAMGFWWLYFGHLDESVVLRTRLAGQVWVYSHLPLSLGLVAFGIGIEHAIAHPSSTSWAIGLPAALVFAVLGVQHLCSLDRRAAVIRLAAAALTVATAALPTAAALPLILLYAAAQVAYDLLRPRPEGVA, from the coding sequence GTGACCAGCAGCCGCCAATGGCAGCCACCCCGATTAAGACTCTTCGAGGACGCCCACCGCCGGGCCACCTGGCTCGAGTTACTCTACGACCTCGTCTTCGTCGTGGCGGTAGCGGAGCTGGCCGCGGTGCTCGCCGAAGGTGACAACGTCGGCGCGTTCGTGGGGCTGTTCGTCCCCATCTGGTGGGCCTGGGCGGGATACGTCTTCTACGCCAACAGGTTCGACACCGACGACGTCAGCCACCGGCTGCTCGCGCTGCCCCAGATCCTGGCGGTGGCGACCATGGCCGCCAGCGTGGGCGACATCGAGCACCGCTCCGGGCTCTTCGCGATCGCCTACGCGGTGGCCCGGGTGCTGCTCATCGTGGCCTACGCCCGCGCCGGCCGCCACGTGCCCGAGGCCCGGCCGCTGACGATGCGCTACGCCGCCGGGTTCGCCGTGGCCGCGGTCATCTGGCTGGCCTCGCTCGCCGTCGAGCCGCCCACGCGTTACTGGTTCTGGGCCGTCGCCATCGTCATCGACCTGGCCACGCCCCTGCTGGCCCGCCGCTACCAGGGCAAGCTGCCTCCGCAGACCGAGCACCTGCCCGAACGTTTCGGCCTGTTCGTGGTGATCGTGCTCGGTGAGGTCGTCGCCGCGGTCGTCGTCGGCCTCAAGGGCCACGACATCACACCGGGCACGCTGCTGATCGCCTTGGCCGGCGTGGCCGTCGCGATGGGCTTCTGGTGGCTCTATTTCGGCCACCTCGACGAGTCCGTCGTCCTGCGCACCCGGCTGGCCGGGCAGGTGTGGGTCTACTCGCACCTGCCGTTGTCGCTGGGCCTGGTGGCCTTCGGGATCGGCATCGAGCACGCCATCGCCCACCCGTCCAGCACGAGCTGGGCCATCGGACTGCCGGCCGCGCTGGTGTTCGCCGTGCTCGGGGTGCAGCACCTGTGCTCGCTCGACCGCCGCGCCGCCGTCATCCGCCTGGCCGCCGCCGCGCTCACCGTCGCCACCGCCGCGCTGCCCACCGCGGCTGCGCTCCCGCTCATTCTCCTGTACGCGGCCGCGCAGGTGGCGTACGACCTGCTCCGACCACGACCGGAAGGCGTCGCATGA
- a CDS encoding nuclear transport factor 2 family protein, with product MTTQDLFDRQLAAIAGQDLEALLAQYHDDATVIRFDRVARGPAEIRELFTAYLSAKPQVDEIVSLQVTDDVIFYNAVMTIGGNRVTTYGTLVVRDSRIWRQTAAALPVT from the coding sequence ATGACCACCCAGGACCTGTTCGACCGCCAGCTGGCCGCGATCGCCGGCCAGGACCTCGAGGCACTCCTCGCCCAATACCACGACGATGCCACGGTGATCCGCTTCGACCGCGTCGCCAGGGGCCCCGCCGAGATCAGGGAGTTGTTCACGGCGTATCTGTCGGCGAAGCCCCAGGTCGACGAGATCGTCTCGCTGCAGGTGACCGATGACGTGATCTTCTACAACGCGGTGATGACGATCGGCGGCAACCGGGTGACGACGTACGGCACGCTCGTGGTCAGGGACAGCAGGATCTGGCGCCAGACAGCCGCCGCGCTCCCCGTGACCTGA
- a CDS encoding alanine racemase — protein MTIKLSLPAERIDWRTKGLWWPGPPVSLDEFAAQRHHLFGGAFTWPVMVADRAALVHNIDTLARFCARHGLEFAPHGKTTMSPSLFAAQLAAGATAITVATAGQALACRAFGVPSVLLANELLDPGPLRWAVEQVQQGFDFLCCADSVTGVRTMAAAVASVPGGRPLRVLAELGHRGGRTGCRTVAELCDVARAIVEAPGLELAGLAAYEGGLPDAEAAGRYLAGVRAAVHRLSVERLLGEEVVVTAGGSKYFDVVAARLAGTWLPGHRLRVVLRSGAYISHDDGIYQDWTPFRRIPEEGSLEPALHMWAQVLSTPEDGLAIVGMGKREVAYDEGLPSPQQVRALDGTLRPACGLRVRSVNDHHAYVEVGADATLAPGELIRFGISHPCTAFDKWQVIPVIDGDHTVVDLIRTYF, from the coding sequence GTGACGATCAAGCTGTCCCTCCCCGCGGAGCGGATCGACTGGCGGACCAAGGGCCTGTGGTGGCCGGGGCCCCCGGTGTCGCTCGACGAGTTCGCGGCCCAGCGGCACCACCTCTTCGGCGGGGCGTTCACCTGGCCCGTCATGGTGGCCGACCGCGCCGCCCTCGTGCACAACATCGACACCCTGGCCCGCTTCTGCGCCCGGCACGGCCTGGAGTTCGCCCCGCACGGCAAGACCACCATGTCGCCCTCGCTCTTCGCGGCCCAGCTCGCCGCCGGAGCGACGGCGATCACGGTGGCCACGGCGGGCCAGGCGCTGGCGTGCCGGGCGTTCGGTGTGCCGAGCGTGCTGCTCGCCAATGAGCTGCTCGACCCGGGTCCGCTGCGCTGGGCGGTCGAGCAGGTCCAGCAGGGCTTCGACTTCCTGTGCTGCGCCGACTCCGTGACCGGCGTGCGCACGATGGCGGCCGCCGTCGCCTCCGTACCGGGCGGGCGGCCGCTCCGGGTGCTCGCCGAGCTGGGTCATCGAGGCGGGCGCACGGGATGCCGTACGGTCGCCGAGCTGTGCGACGTGGCGCGGGCCATCGTGGAGGCCCCCGGGCTGGAGCTGGCCGGGCTGGCCGCCTACGAGGGCGGGCTGCCCGACGCGGAGGCGGCCGGGCGTTACCTGGCTGGGGTGCGGGCGGCCGTGCACCGGCTGTCGGTCGAGCGCCTGCTGGGAGAGGAGGTCGTCGTCACCGCGGGTGGCAGCAAGTATTTCGACGTGGTCGCCGCTCGGCTGGCCGGCACATGGTTGCCGGGGCACCGGCTGCGGGTGGTGCTCCGCAGCGGCGCCTACATCTCCCACGATGACGGGATTTATCAGGACTGGACGCCTTTCCGGCGCATCCCCGAAGAAGGTTCGCTGGAGCCTGCCCTCCACATGTGGGCCCAGGTGCTTTCGACGCCGGAGGACGGCCTGGCCATTGTGGGCATGGGCAAGCGCGAGGTGGCCTACGACGAGGGCCTGCCTTCGCCGCAGCAGGTCCGCGCCCTCGACGGCACGCTCCGCCCGGCCTGCGGGCTGCGGGTGAGGTCGGTCAACGACCACCACGCTTATGTCGAGGTAGGCGCGGACGCCACGCTCGCGCCGGGTGAGCTGATCCGCTTCGGGATCTCCCATCCCTGCACGGCGTTCGACAAGTGGCAGGTGATCCCGGTGATCGACGGCGACCACACAGTGGTGGACCTGATCCGCACATACTTCTGA
- a CDS encoding MBL fold metallo-hydrolase → MRLSDHVDLVGSGAAGFDLTDSLDCHVYLVRGERACALVDAGAGRDVEAIVGNLAGAVPAYLLLTHGHADHAGGAAALARRIPGLRVLAGPPADRWIASGDEQMISLDRARAGGTYSRDYTFAPCPGVEPIAEGGLIDLGGVTLRAVATPGHADGHTCYLLEAPGHRALFSGDCVFTGGRVSLQNLHDCRIPEYAASLARLAELKVDALFPGHHEISLRRAHRHLTTARDVLARGLLPESTT, encoded by the coding sequence GTGCGGCTGAGCGATCACGTGGACCTCGTCGGCAGCGGCGCCGCGGGATTCGATCTCACCGATTCCCTGGACTGCCACGTCTACCTGGTCCGGGGTGAGCGGGCGTGCGCGCTGGTCGACGCCGGAGCGGGGCGGGACGTGGAGGCCATCGTGGGCAACCTGGCCGGTGCCGTGCCCGCATACCTGCTGCTCACCCATGGCCACGCCGACCACGCGGGCGGCGCCGCCGCGCTGGCACGGCGGATACCGGGCCTGCGGGTGCTCGCCGGCCCGCCGGCGGACCGATGGATCGCAAGCGGCGACGAGCAGATGATCAGCCTCGATCGGGCGCGGGCGGGCGGCACGTACTCGCGGGACTACACGTTCGCGCCGTGTCCCGGCGTCGAACCCATCGCCGAAGGCGGCCTGATCGACCTGGGAGGCGTGACCCTCCGCGCGGTGGCAACGCCCGGCCACGCCGACGGCCACACCTGTTACCTGCTGGAGGCGCCCGGGCACCGTGCACTGTTCTCCGGCGACTGCGTCTTCACCGGCGGCCGGGTGTCGCTGCAGAACCTGCACGACTGCCGGATCCCCGAGTACGCCGCCAGCCTGGCCCGCCTGGCCGAGTTGAAGGTGGACGCGCTCTTTCCCGGGCATCACGAGATCTCGCTGCGCCGGGCCCATCGGCACCTGACCACCGCCCGCGACGTTCTCGCCCGCGGGCTCCTACCGGAGAGCACCACGTGA
- a CDS encoding M20 family metallopeptidase, which translates to MSPAEALLRELVRAPSVNPRDRTGPGEAALAVAVRDWLAGHGVAASIREVLPGRPNVVAVVPGRDPRALLLVSHLDTVEVEGMTVDPYAGEVRDGRLYGRGACDAKGSLAAFMLAAAELAAGPEPPCTVVLAGVIDEEHRYRGVLGLLEDLPVPEVAAAVVGEPTGLAAGIAHKGVVRYTVRTLGEAGHASRPDDAVNAVTLMTRVLAHLDATTPDVPHHPLLGAATRCVTRIRGGTGPNIVPGRCEIDVDRRTLPGEDPLEVWKRDREELARLLPGRIELDPPFTVDYALGTPADSPVVTGLCHVLAARGLDARVHGMPFCTDASKIARAGIPAVVFGPGSILDAHSVDESIVLADVRLAADLIVDLVREDACG; encoded by the coding sequence ATGAGCCCCGCCGAGGCGCTGCTGCGCGAGCTGGTACGCGCCCCCAGCGTCAACCCGCGCGACAGGACGGGGCCGGGCGAGGCCGCGCTGGCCGTGGCCGTCCGCGACTGGCTCGCCGGGCACGGCGTCGCCGCCTCGATCCGCGAGGTGCTGCCCGGGCGGCCCAACGTCGTGGCCGTGGTGCCCGGCCGCGACCCGCGGGCCCTCCTGCTGGTGTCGCACCTGGACACGGTCGAGGTCGAAGGCATGACCGTGGACCCGTACGCGGGTGAGGTCCGCGACGGGCGGTTGTACGGGCGAGGCGCCTGCGACGCCAAGGGCTCCCTGGCGGCGTTCATGCTGGCCGCGGCCGAGCTGGCCGCCGGTCCTGAGCCGCCGTGCACCGTGGTACTCGCCGGGGTGATCGACGAGGAGCACCGCTACCGCGGCGTGCTCGGGCTCCTTGAGGACTTGCCCGTACCCGAGGTGGCCGCGGCGGTGGTCGGCGAGCCGACCGGGCTCGCGGCAGGCATCGCGCACAAGGGGGTGGTCCGCTACACGGTGCGTACGCTGGGCGAGGCCGGCCACGCCTCTCGCCCGGACGATGCGGTCAACGCCGTGACGTTGATGACCCGCGTACTGGCCCACCTGGACGCCACCACGCCCGACGTACCCCACCATCCGCTGCTCGGGGCGGCCACCCGGTGCGTCACCCGGATCCGCGGCGGCACCGGCCCGAACATCGTCCCTGGGCGGTGTGAGATCGACGTGGATAGGCGCACGTTGCCCGGCGAGGATCCGCTGGAAGTGTGGAAGCGAGACCGCGAGGAGCTGGCGCGCCTGCTGCCCGGCCGGATCGAGCTCGACCCGCCGTTCACCGTGGACTACGCGCTCGGCACCCCGGCGGACAGCCCGGTCGTCACCGGACTGTGCCACGTGCTCGCCGCCCGCGGCCTGGACGCGAGGGTGCACGGCATGCCGTTCTGCACGGACGCCAGCAAGATCGCGCGGGCGGGCATCCCGGCGGTGGTCTTCGGGCCTGGCTCGATCCTTGACGCCCACTCGGTGGACGAGTCGATCGTCCTCGCCGACGTGCGCCTCGCCGCCGACCTCATCGTCGATCTGGTCCGGGAGGACGCGTGCGGCTGA
- a CDS encoding ABC transporter permease, whose translation MTQTVQGSGVRAGDAGPRRSFDGLRGNRALWAFGVLALTWVAAVLFARGFGSLASVRYLVQTASFLGIVAVGQTLVVMMSGIDLSVSAVVALSAVVCAQVAAGSGGAVAILVALAVSALVGVVNAAGIVWLRLPPMVMTLASTTVISGALLIYTNGSPKSASIPLLDALANGSVAGIPLATVLWLGIAAVAVWLLHLSRLGAYAFALGTSEPASRASGVPVPVTTLVMYAACALLAGVAGLVLLGFTGTSSLTMGNPYQLLSIAAVVLGGTSILGGRGHLLGTVAGALLLTLLTALLVAWNLSEGLRQVALGLLIIVLLLLYARERRTA comes from the coding sequence ATGACGCAGACCGTCCAGGGCTCGGGCGTGCGGGCCGGCGATGCGGGGCCGCGGCGCTCCTTCGACGGGCTGCGCGGCAACCGGGCTCTGTGGGCGTTCGGGGTGCTGGCGCTGACGTGGGTGGCGGCGGTGCTGTTCGCGAGAGGGTTCGGCAGCCTGGCCAGCGTGCGTTACCTGGTGCAGACCGCCTCGTTCCTCGGCATCGTGGCCGTCGGGCAGACGCTCGTGGTGATGATGAGCGGCATCGACCTGTCCGTCTCCGCGGTGGTGGCGCTGTCGGCGGTCGTGTGCGCTCAGGTGGCCGCGGGATCGGGCGGCGCGGTGGCCATCCTCGTCGCGCTGGCGGTCAGCGCGCTGGTCGGGGTGGTGAACGCCGCCGGCATCGTCTGGCTGCGCCTGCCGCCCATGGTCATGACGCTGGCGAGCACCACGGTCATCTCGGGCGCGCTGCTCATCTACACCAACGGCTCGCCCAAGTCGGCGAGCATCCCGCTGCTCGACGCGCTCGCCAACGGCAGCGTGGCGGGGATCCCGCTGGCCACCGTCCTGTGGCTCGGCATCGCGGCCGTCGCCGTCTGGCTGCTACACCTGTCGCGGCTCGGGGCTTACGCCTTTGCGCTCGGCACCAGCGAGCCCGCCTCGCGGGCGTCAGGCGTGCCCGTGCCGGTCACCACCCTCGTGATGTACGCCGCCTGCGCGCTGCTCGCCGGGGTCGCCGGGCTGGTGTTACTCGGGTTCACCGGGACCAGCTCGCTCACCATGGGCAACCCGTACCAGCTGCTGTCGATCGCGGCCGTCGTCCTCGGCGGGACGTCGATCCTGGGCGGACGCGGGCACCTGCTCGGCACGGTCGCCGGCGCGTTGCTGCTGACCCTGCTGACCGCGCTGCTGGTGGCGTGGAACCTCAGCGAAGGGCTGCGGCAGGTGGCGCTGGGACTGCTCATCATCGTGCTCCTGCTCCTGTACGCCCGCGAACGGCGCACGGCATGA
- a CDS encoding ABC transporter permease — MRNRLDLLGLCALLAMVLVVYQRLDPTLLHPSTITILSAQFLPLILAAAGQTIVMLTGGIDLSLGAVLSLGMAVFVIYPPDAPGGVVAAMALALAVTVLAGAANGVLVAYAGLPPIIVTLAASFLWGGVTLIVLPQPGGHVPEGLVRAYNLGWHGLALPAIAIGVALGLWKLVKTTHFGLALYAAGGNEHGAYANGIDTRRVKIYAYGLAGLFTGLAGIGLAIQTGSGDPTIGVPYTLNSIAVAVLGGISFFGGVGQMRGTLLGALLLGLLTNLLLFTGISTFYQMILQGVVLIVAVAVKTLATRKAVA; from the coding sequence GTGCGTAACCGCCTCGACCTGCTGGGACTGTGCGCGCTGCTGGCCATGGTGCTCGTCGTCTACCAGCGGCTCGACCCGACGCTGCTGCACCCGTCGACGATCACGATCCTGTCCGCGCAGTTCCTGCCGCTGATCCTGGCCGCCGCCGGGCAGACCATCGTCATGCTGACCGGCGGCATCGACCTGTCGCTCGGCGCCGTGTTGTCGCTCGGCATGGCGGTGTTCGTCATCTATCCTCCCGATGCCCCAGGAGGCGTGGTGGCCGCCATGGCGCTCGCGCTCGCGGTCACCGTGCTGGCGGGCGCGGCCAACGGGGTGCTGGTCGCGTACGCCGGACTGCCGCCGATCATCGTCACGCTGGCGGCGTCGTTCCTGTGGGGCGGGGTCACGCTGATCGTGCTCCCCCAGCCCGGCGGGCATGTGCCCGAAGGGCTGGTGCGGGCCTACAACCTCGGCTGGCACGGCCTAGCGCTGCCCGCCATCGCCATCGGCGTGGCCCTGGGCCTGTGGAAGCTGGTCAAGACGACCCATTTCGGCCTGGCGCTGTACGCCGCCGGCGGCAACGAGCACGGCGCCTACGCCAACGGCATCGACACGCGCCGCGTCAAGATCTACGCGTACGGACTCGCCGGTCTCTTCACCGGGCTGGCCGGGATCGGCCTGGCGATCCAGACCGGGTCGGGCGATCCGACGATCGGTGTGCCGTACACGCTGAACTCCATCGCGGTGGCAGTGCTCGGCGGGATCAGCTTCTTCGGCGGGGTGGGGCAGATGCGCGGCACGCTGCTCGGCGCGCTGCTGCTCGGGCTGCTGACCAACCTGCTGCTGTTCACCGGGATCTCGACCTTCTACCAGATGATCCTGCAGGGTGTCGTGCTGATCGTGGCGGTCGCGGTGAAGACGCTGGCGACCAGGAAGGCGGTGGCCTGA